One Paraglaciecola mesophila genomic region harbors:
- a CDS encoding NAD(P)(+) transhydrogenase (Re/Si-specific) subunit beta, which translates to MTSNIDLVINFTYVISAALFIFGLKLLGHPSSARKGNLVSAVAMLLAIVVTLLDNNIVNFQWIAIAMLAGAVVGFFAARLVAMTDMPEMVSLLNGVGGLASVFVAWATIQSGSGLTAFILVVTFLALLIGGVTFSGSIVAWAKLSERITGRAVTFSGQAIVNVIIVLAIIVTGYAFVAQPEIALSSAQVLYVALALSLLFGIMLVLPIGGADMPVVISLLNSYSGLAACAAGFALQNNILIVAGSLVGASGIILTNIMCKAMNRSLSNVLFSGFMPVHSSDMVIEGEVKPLSADDAFYVLEAAQSVVVIPGYGMAVAQAQHVMKELQLQLEDNGCEVAYAIHPVAGRMPGHMNVLLAEADVSYEHLFEMDDINKRIENFDVAMVIGANDVVNPAAREMKGSPIYGMPVINADLAKNVFVLKRGMASGFAGIDNPLFFKPNTRMIFGDAKETLGNIVKQFND; encoded by the coding sequence ATGACATCAAATATAGATTTAGTGATTAATTTCACCTACGTAATTTCCGCGGCTTTATTTATTTTTGGCTTAAAGTTATTGGGTCATCCCTCTAGCGCACGCAAAGGCAATTTAGTCTCAGCTGTAGCGATGTTACTAGCGATTGTGGTCACTCTGCTAGATAACAACATTGTAAACTTCCAGTGGATTGCTATTGCTATGTTGGCGGGGGCCGTAGTTGGCTTTTTTGCGGCGCGTTTGGTTGCCATGACAGACATGCCTGAAATGGTTTCTCTGCTTAACGGGGTAGGCGGCCTAGCAAGTGTGTTTGTCGCTTGGGCAACCATTCAAAGCGGTTCTGGGTTAACTGCATTTATCTTGGTGGTGACCTTTCTTGCACTATTAATTGGTGGTGTGACATTCTCTGGCAGTATCGTAGCATGGGCCAAACTAAGTGAGCGCATCACTGGGCGTGCTGTGACCTTTAGCGGGCAAGCCATCGTCAATGTGATTATAGTGTTAGCTATTATCGTCACAGGGTACGCCTTTGTTGCCCAGCCGGAGATTGCGCTTTCTTCTGCACAAGTGTTGTATGTTGCTTTAGCGTTATCCTTACTGTTTGGCATTATGTTAGTTCTGCCTATCGGTGGTGCTGATATGCCCGTGGTTATTTCGTTGCTTAACAGTTACTCAGGTTTAGCGGCTTGTGCTGCTGGTTTCGCATTGCAGAATAACATTCTTATTGTGGCCGGTTCGCTGGTGGGTGCAAGCGGCATCATCCTAACCAACATTATGTGTAAAGCCATGAATCGTTCGTTAAGCAACGTCCTGTTTTCAGGGTTTATGCCAGTGCATAGCTCTGACATGGTCATTGAGGGGGAAGTGAAACCTCTGTCTGCAGATGATGCCTTCTATGTATTAGAAGCGGCGCAGTCTGTTGTGGTTATTCCTGGTTACGGTATGGCGGTTGCGCAAGCACAACACGTAATGAAGGAATTACAACTGCAACTTGAAGACAACGGCTGTGAAGTAGCTTACGCTATTCACCCCGTAGCGGGGCGTATGCCAGGTCACATGAATGTTTTGTTAGCTGAAGCAGATGTTTCATACGAGCATTTATTTGAAATGGATGATATCAATAAGCGTATCGAAAACTTTGATGTGGCTATGGTTATAGGCGCTAACGACGTGGTTAACCCTGCGGCTCGTGAAATGAAAGGCAGCCCAATTTATGGCATGCCAGTGATTAATGCTGATTTAGCGAAAAACGTGTTTGTACTTAAGCGTGGTATGGCGTCAGGTTTCGCCGGAATAGACAATCCACTGTTCTTTAAACCGAACACGCGAATGATTTTTGGTGATGCAAAAGAAACCCTAGGTAATATCGTTAAGCAGTTTAACGACTAA
- a CDS encoding GGDEF domain-containing protein has product MTGKDTTEILRRRILRGLTLIIAVAAALVTLANALKSYWLLATLDLFLCLFCTVIAWHHHKGHYQQWHSYAVMFLYILANSVVSSYGGLLSGLPFWLLTFPILLYLLFGKRVGVVCSAALLLIEVNILYFNTQIENTDAVISILINFVLAYIVIWVISHSYEMSRKSNEKKLVNLALRDALTQTYNRLALQEHFSQYLDKDVISVALLDIDDFKQINDKFGHDVGDCVLLQLSKLVRKTIGDDQVYRIGGEEFVVLFKGCTMESLVHIIETLRHTIQHTPFGNDTLTINITISIGVSEVQDGTPLSQHLKQADERLYCAKRKGKNQAVFKR; this is encoded by the coding sequence ATGACAGGAAAGGATACGACTGAAATATTGCGCAGACGTATCTTGCGAGGCCTAACGCTGATCATCGCCGTTGCAGCTGCCCTAGTCACGCTGGCAAATGCGCTTAAAAGTTACTGGCTGCTAGCAACACTAGACTTATTTTTATGTCTCTTTTGCACTGTTATTGCTTGGCACCATCATAAGGGCCATTATCAGCAATGGCACAGTTACGCTGTCATGTTTTTGTATATTCTCGCCAATAGTGTCGTCAGCTCGTATGGGGGGTTATTGTCCGGGTTACCGTTTTGGTTACTCACGTTTCCTATTCTGCTGTACCTACTATTTGGTAAACGCGTGGGAGTAGTTTGCAGCGCGGCCTTACTGCTTATCGAAGTCAATATTCTGTACTTCAATACACAAATTGAAAACACAGATGCTGTTATATCGATACTAATTAATTTCGTCTTGGCTTACATCGTTATCTGGGTTATTTCACATAGCTACGAAATGAGCCGCAAAAGTAATGAAAAGAAGCTTGTCAATTTAGCCCTGAGAGACGCCCTCACCCAAACTTATAATCGCCTTGCCTTACAGGAACATTTTAGCCAATACCTAGATAAAGACGTTATAAGCGTAGCGCTGCTTGATATCGACGACTTTAAGCAAATTAACGACAAATTTGGCCACGATGTCGGCGATTGTGTTTTACTGCAACTAAGCAAATTAGTCCGGAAAACTATTGGTGATGATCAGGTGTACCGTATAGGTGGAGAAGAGTTTGTGGTTTTATTCAAAGGCTGCACCATGGAGAGTCTAGTACACATCATCGAAACCTTGCGTCACACCATACAGCACACACCATTTGGTAACGACACCCTGACTATCAATATCACAATTAGTATCGGGGTATCAGAAGTGCAAGACGGCACCCCCCTCTCCCAGCACTTAAAGCAGGCTGATGAACGGCTGTATTGTGCCAAGCGAAAAGGTAAGAATCAGGCAGTGTTTAAAAGGTAG
- a CDS encoding cation diffusion facilitator family transporter yields MSLKSESTQSDSQANVTPSSVKKQREPNHGHSHSHHGHHHHIDPSSSRIGWAFLLNVTFTIIEFIGGWLTNSTAIMADAVHDLGDSLSIGTAWLLNRAGNKKATERFTYGFKRLSLLAAMLNGIVLVCGSVWVLIMSVPRLFAPEMPHTEGMFLLALLGVGVNGVAAYKLSAGKSLNERVLNWHLIEDVLGWVAVLIVSVVLMFVNLPILDPLLSIGFTLFILYNVVRNIQTTLTLFLQGVPDETLHDDIKKKLMNIEYVADIHHLHFWSLDGEQHVLTAHLVLNKALEPECLVKIKCEVAECLSEYALAHTTIEFEFPDEACRDD; encoded by the coding sequence ATGAGCCTAAAAAGTGAAAGCACACAAAGTGATAGCCAAGCCAATGTTACCCCTTCTTCGGTGAAAAAGCAGCGCGAACCTAATCATGGCCACTCGCACTCTCATCATGGACACCATCACCATATCGACCCCTCATCATCGAGAATTGGCTGGGCATTTTTACTTAATGTAACCTTCACCATCATAGAATTTATTGGCGGCTGGTTAACAAACAGCACGGCCATTATGGCTGATGCCGTCCATGATTTAGGTGATAGCTTATCTATCGGCACTGCTTGGTTGCTCAATCGCGCCGGCAACAAAAAAGCCACAGAAAGATTTACTTACGGCTTTAAACGCTTATCGCTGTTAGCAGCCATGCTCAATGGCATTGTGCTTGTCTGTGGTTCTGTATGGGTACTTATAATGAGTGTACCGCGTTTGTTTGCACCTGAAATGCCGCATACTGAGGGCATGTTTTTGCTGGCGTTACTTGGAGTAGGCGTTAATGGGGTGGCAGCCTATAAGCTCAGTGCAGGGAAAAGCCTTAATGAACGTGTTTTGAATTGGCATTTAATTGAGGATGTACTGGGCTGGGTAGCGGTATTGATTGTGTCAGTGGTGCTAATGTTCGTGAACCTACCCATTTTAGATCCTTTGCTGTCAATTGGGTTTACCTTATTTATTTTGTACAACGTAGTGCGCAACATACAAACAACATTAACGTTATTTCTGCAGGGTGTACCTGATGAAACCTTGCATGACGACATTAAAAAGAAGTTGATGAATATCGAATACGTCGCGGATATTCACCATCTTCATTTTTGGTCGTTGGATGGTGAGCAACATGTTTTAACGGCGCATCTCGTCCTAAATAAAGCATTGGAGCCCGAATGCTTGGTAAAAATAAAATGTGAGGTCGCTGAGTGCCTGAGTGAATATGCCTTGGCGCATACAACCATAGAGTTTGAGTTTCCTGATGAAGCATGTCGCGATGATTAG
- a CDS encoding alginate lyase family protein, with amino-acid sequence MKKMKITALLLVAAALNAPLAVQSQEHPNLIMTKAGVDKIRNNLGQVPLFDASVQNIKDEVDAEIALGIDTPIPKDFSGGYTHQRHKLNFLTAQKAGALYQILQDDKYAKYIRDMLFQYEAMYQDLPVHPQERSYARGKLFWQCLNDSNWLVYMAQAYDAVYDTLTAQERDKLENNLFRPFADFISIENPQFYNRVHNHSTWGNAAVGMIALVMDDKELLDRALYGIEDDGLELGGRDNDGGFIKVAGQKAGFLANLEDPFSPDGYYTEGPYYQRYAMYPFLIFGLAMKHVKPEMQVFSHKDNVLLKGVDALLNLTDADGEFFPLNDGQKGMSYYTPALVTAVDITYQYGNQNPQLLSIAEKQNQVLLDQSGLAVAMGIRDGKAQPFVKNSINLRDGQAGDQGGVGVLRYGNEDLTLVFKYAAQGLSHGHYDKLSYSLYEKGDEVLQDYGLARFVNIGQKGGGNYLKENKTWAKTTIAHNTLSINEQMHFSGKYEIASEHHSDLYFYDDTNKNVQVVSAIESNAYPDTQMHRTMAVIKSDGFEKPFLLDIMKVKSERKNQYDLPFYYMGQVLSDNFEYQSPTVLKPLGDDNGYQHLYLEGKGKPSGSNTQFSWLGNGKYYTLTSATDESDELLLTRLGANDPDFNLRRDAALMIRRKDTASTTFASVIEPHGSYSPVSELSVNSDSSIAQLTLVRDDDKYTAVSIAHVKGQESIFILSNSDAAKSTQHKLKLNGKVYRWTGPYLYTSAL; translated from the coding sequence ATGAAAAAAATGAAAATCACTGCCCTGCTGCTAGTGGCTGCTGCACTCAATGCGCCCTTAGCTGTGCAGTCTCAGGAGCATCCGAACCTGATCATGACCAAAGCCGGTGTAGATAAAATTAGAAATAATCTAGGACAAGTTCCTTTATTTGACGCGTCTGTACAAAATATTAAAGATGAAGTGGATGCAGAAATCGCGTTAGGCATAGACACCCCGATCCCAAAAGACTTTTCCGGCGGTTACACCCACCAAAGACACAAGCTGAATTTTCTCACGGCGCAAAAAGCCGGCGCGCTTTATCAAATACTCCAAGACGACAAATACGCTAAGTATATTCGAGACATGCTGTTTCAATATGAAGCTATGTATCAAGACTTACCTGTGCATCCACAGGAACGCTCTTACGCCCGAGGTAAGCTATTTTGGCAGTGTCTAAATGACAGTAACTGGTTGGTGTATATGGCTCAGGCCTATGACGCCGTATACGATACGCTAACGGCACAAGAGCGCGACAAGTTAGAGAACAACCTATTTCGTCCTTTTGCGGATTTTATCTCTATTGAGAATCCACAGTTTTACAACCGAGTTCATAACCACAGTACCTGGGGTAACGCCGCTGTTGGTATGATCGCGCTCGTCATGGACGATAAAGAACTGCTAGACAGGGCCTTGTATGGCATCGAGGATGATGGCCTTGAACTCGGTGGCCGTGATAATGACGGTGGTTTTATTAAAGTAGCGGGTCAGAAAGCGGGATTTTTAGCTAACTTAGAAGACCCTTTTTCACCTGATGGTTATTATACCGAAGGGCCCTATTATCAGCGCTACGCCATGTATCCGTTTTTAATTTTCGGTTTAGCGATGAAGCATGTAAAACCAGAAATGCAGGTGTTTTCGCATAAAGACAATGTGCTGCTTAAAGGGGTAGACGCCCTGCTTAACTTAACCGATGCTGATGGAGAGTTTTTTCCATTAAATGACGGCCAAAAAGGCATGTCATATTATACCCCAGCGTTAGTGACGGCCGTTGATATTACCTATCAATATGGTAACCAAAACCCACAACTGTTAAGTATAGCTGAAAAGCAAAACCAAGTACTGCTGGACCAATCAGGCTTGGCCGTGGCAATGGGGATTCGAGATGGAAAAGCTCAACCCTTTGTGAAAAATTCTATTAACTTAAGAGATGGCCAAGCAGGTGATCAAGGTGGCGTCGGCGTACTACGTTATGGCAATGAAGACTTAACCTTGGTATTCAAATATGCGGCACAAGGTCTAAGCCACGGGCACTACGATAAGCTTTCGTATTCTTTGTATGAAAAGGGCGATGAAGTCTTACAAGATTATGGCCTTGCGCGCTTTGTGAATATCGGCCAGAAAGGCGGTGGTAACTATCTAAAAGAAAATAAGACCTGGGCTAAAACTACCATTGCTCATAATACGCTATCGATAAATGAACAGATGCACTTCTCTGGAAAATATGAGATTGCCAGTGAGCATCACTCAGATTTGTACTTTTATGATGACACTAATAAAAATGTGCAGGTGGTTAGCGCAATTGAGAGCAACGCTTATCCTGATACTCAGATGCACCGCACCATGGCCGTGATAAAAAGTGACGGTTTTGAGAAGCCGTTTCTTCTGGATATTATGAAAGTAAAGTCAGAACGAAAAAATCAGTATGATTTACCATTTTATTATATGGGCCAAGTGCTCAGTGATAACTTCGAGTATCAATCTCCTACCGTCCTAAAACCACTAGGGGACGACAATGGTTATCAACATCTTTATTTAGAAGGTAAAGGTAAACCTTCAGGGAGCAATACGCAGTTTTCTTGGCTAGGCAATGGCAAATACTATACCTTGACCTCAGCCACAGATGAGTCTGACGAGTTGCTGCTGACCCGCTTAGGCGCCAATGATCCGGATTTCAACTTGCGTAGAGACGCCGCTCTAATGATCCGCAGAAAAGATACGGCAAGTACCACGTTTGCCTCTGTCATAGAGCCCCATGGAAGTTATAGCCCTGTGTCGGAGTTATCGGTTAACTCTGATAGCAGCATCGCCCAATTGACCCTGGTGCGCGATGACGACAAATATACAGCAGTTTCAATTGCTCACGTTAAAGGCCAAGAAAGTATATTTATTTTATCGAATTCAGATGCCGCGAAAAGTACCCAGCATAAGCTAAAACTGAACGGTAAGGTGTATCGCTGGACCGGCCCCTACCTGTATACAAGTGCCTTATAA
- a CDS encoding LacI family DNA-binding transcriptional regulator codes for MAKIKLIDVANLAGVSKSTVSQYLNGRFEYMSEKTKERIRLAVDKLSYVPNPIARSLKLDETKTIGVIVRDITGFDTSRTIRGIDDYCKTSNYNVLIYNTDVDPEIEARSLEALYQSRVDGILIAATGENTALINKYIANGLPIVNFQLEHEGNEKSIIISDYRKAAFEATEYLIKQGHRRICFVTQDFTKVKSRKDRYLGYIDALMHYQLPVDQQLIQYWQRDAGFARSPLTVLNESNPPTAFFTQHMPITTELLSALNKAKVTIPDDVSLLGFDDIPMAEFFNVPITVITQNPYQIGREATKLLLNNIKNPGLSPQRIMLPCSLMERLSCKRILPNL; via the coding sequence ATGGCAAAAATAAAATTAATCGATGTCGCAAACCTAGCGGGAGTCTCGAAAAGCACCGTATCTCAGTATTTAAACGGGCGCTTTGAATACATGTCTGAAAAAACAAAGGAGCGTATTAGGTTAGCAGTAGATAAGCTTAGTTATGTTCCTAACCCTATCGCGAGAAGCCTTAAACTTGATGAAACCAAAACGATTGGCGTGATTGTTAGAGATATAACGGGCTTTGATACCAGCAGAACCATTAGAGGCATAGACGACTACTGTAAAACAAGCAATTATAATGTGTTGATATACAACACTGATGTTGATCCTGAAATTGAAGCGCGTTCACTAGAAGCGCTATATCAATCAAGAGTCGATGGGATCCTTATCGCCGCCACCGGTGAAAACACCGCTTTAATCAATAAATATATTGCTAATGGTCTACCCATAGTCAACTTTCAGCTCGAACACGAGGGTAATGAGAAAAGTATAATTATTTCTGATTATCGAAAAGCCGCATTTGAAGCCACTGAGTACTTGATAAAACAAGGCCACAGACGCATTTGCTTTGTGACTCAAGATTTTACTAAAGTGAAATCGAGAAAAGATCGCTATCTAGGCTATATCGACGCATTAATGCATTATCAACTGCCAGTAGACCAACAACTTATACAATATTGGCAGCGTGACGCTGGCTTTGCTCGTTCCCCTTTAACGGTTTTGAATGAAAGCAACCCGCCAACAGCGTTTTTCACACAACATATGCCTATCACGACCGAACTACTATCAGCCTTAAACAAGGCAAAGGTGACAATACCTGATGACGTTTCTTTACTCGGCTTTGATGACATTCCTATGGCTGAATTTTTCAACGTTCCTATTACGGTTATCACGCAAAACCCATATCAAATAGGCCGCGAAGCTACAAAACTGCTGCTGAATAATATTAAGAACCCGGGTCTTAGTCCCCAACGAATCATGCTCCCATGTTCTTTAATGGAGCGTCTGTCCTGTAAACGAATTTTACCAAATTTGTGA
- a CDS encoding sodium:solute symporter family transporter, whose protein sequence is MEVSNIEYLVIVGYLLLIIVVGFVFKRFSSNTDDYFKGGSKGTWWLVGSSAFMSAFSAWTFTGAAGIAYESGFSAMFIFFGNVLGFFVNFLFMGPWLRQMRVTTFPEAIAGRFGETTRDFYAYYEVPVRILYSAMALYGLGIFCSAVFGYDINYVILVCGVVVLLYSATGGRWAVMATDFLQGLILVPLTLIVAWLCLDALGGIESLFQEIEAQGLTEQYSMVNSATLFGGAYTWGWASAMMAKQFIVFNSMNAAPRYFSVKDGREARKAALLCTVLMLLGSVIWFLPPITARLLYPDIVSAFDISKPAEASYAVASISLLPIGLVGLIVVAILSATMSSMDTGLNTNVAILIKDIYPKMSRLLRWEAKAEMELLHYGRVLTWCMGVLIILLALYFAQQDGSGIFDIMLKVGTLLSMPITIPLMLGMFIRQTPWWAALFSIACALTFSSFAYFEVPLSYIGFSSQYSNNFEWSFQQQFFGVLGTGTFGFLISTLFAPPAQSGHRQMVDNFLTKMKTPIDFEQEVGQGNDLSQLTLIGRFGLAVTAFIGLMLLIPNPLEGRIVILVLALTIGFISTLMLRAGKGFDKSGNGQARLSQ, encoded by the coding sequence GTGGAAGTTTCGAATATTGAATACCTAGTGATCGTAGGATATTTACTGCTCATTATTGTCGTCGGTTTTGTTTTCAAACGATTCTCTTCGAACACGGATGATTATTTTAAGGGCGGCAGTAAAGGCACTTGGTGGCTGGTCGGCAGTAGCGCGTTTATGAGTGCTTTTAGCGCCTGGACATTTACCGGAGCAGCCGGGATAGCCTATGAATCGGGCTTTTCTGCCATGTTCATTTTTTTCGGAAATGTGCTTGGTTTCTTCGTCAATTTCTTATTTATGGGCCCTTGGTTGCGTCAAATGAGAGTCACAACCTTTCCAGAAGCAATTGCTGGGCGATTTGGTGAAACCACGCGCGATTTCTACGCCTACTATGAAGTGCCCGTGCGAATTCTGTACTCAGCGATGGCGCTTTACGGCTTGGGCATTTTTTGTTCTGCGGTCTTTGGCTACGATATCAACTACGTGATCCTAGTATGTGGCGTCGTGGTTCTACTCTATTCCGCGACAGGAGGTCGTTGGGCGGTTATGGCGACGGATTTTCTGCAAGGGTTGATACTTGTACCTTTGACTCTGATAGTGGCTTGGCTGTGCTTAGATGCACTCGGTGGAATTGAATCTTTATTTCAAGAAATTGAGGCGCAAGGTCTTACAGAGCAATACAGCATGGTAAATTCAGCCACTCTTTTTGGCGGCGCTTATACGTGGGGCTGGGCAAGCGCTATGATGGCAAAACAGTTTATTGTTTTTAATTCAATGAATGCCGCGCCACGCTACTTTTCAGTAAAGGATGGACGTGAAGCCAGAAAAGCTGCGCTGTTGTGCACTGTGCTTATGTTGCTCGGTAGTGTCATCTGGTTCTTACCACCTATTACAGCACGGTTGCTTTACCCAGATATTGTTAGTGCGTTCGACATTAGCAAGCCTGCTGAAGCGAGTTATGCCGTCGCCAGTATCAGTTTACTGCCAATTGGGTTAGTAGGGCTGATTGTGGTCGCGATCCTTTCCGCCACTATGAGTTCTATGGATACGGGATTGAATACCAACGTCGCTATTTTGATAAAGGATATTTATCCCAAAATGTCTCGCTTGTTGCGCTGGGAAGCAAAAGCTGAAATGGAATTACTCCACTACGGTCGAGTGTTAACTTGGTGCATGGGCGTTCTCATTATTTTGCTTGCCCTGTACTTTGCACAACAAGACGGCTCTGGCATTTTCGATATCATGCTTAAAGTCGGTACGCTGCTATCCATGCCTATTACTATTCCTTTGATGCTTGGCATGTTTATTCGGCAAACTCCTTGGTGGGCAGCTTTGTTTTCGATTGCTTGCGCATTAACGTTTTCTAGCTTCGCCTATTTCGAAGTGCCTTTAAGCTACATTGGATTTTCATCTCAATACAGTAACAACTTCGAGTGGAGCTTCCAGCAACAATTTTTTGGGGTATTAGGCACAGGAACATTTGGTTTTCTTATCTCGACACTTTTTGCTCCTCCTGCACAATCCGGTCATCGTCAAATGGTCGACAACTTTCTCACAAAAATGAAAACACCTATCGATTTTGAGCAAGAAGTTGGCCAAGGCAACGACCTTAGTCAATTAACCTTGATTGGGCGATTTGGCTTAGCAGTAACGGCTTTTATTGGATTAATGCTGCTGATACCAAACCCTCTTGAAGGCAGGATCGTCATATTAGTACTGGCGCTGACCATAGGGTTTATTAGTACGCTTATGCTTAGGGCTGGGAAAGGCTTTGACAAAAGCGGCAATGGGCAAGCGCGTCTTAGTCAATGA